One segment of Setaria viridis chromosome 4, Setaria_viridis_v4.0, whole genome shotgun sequence DNA contains the following:
- the LOC117851297 gene encoding pectate lyase: MEEGFRWSRPGSFVLYAVVLLLSAAVSEANIGEFDDYWRQRKLMADAAAEATYQHDPIEVANQLNRAVHRSIKKEDISTRREMLGQKKGKMNGPCKATNPIDRCWRCRKDWATDRKRLARCAQGFGRNTTGGLAGKFYVVTDGTDDDVVNPRPGTLRWAVIQIEPLWITFAKTMIITLKEELIIRGDKTIDGRGVQVRIANGAQLTVQFANNVIIHNIHINDIISSNKNGGNIRDSPDHFGWRTVSDGDGITVFGSTNVWLDHLSLSNCQDGLIDVIAKSTGVTISNCHMTNHNDVMLFSSSDKHPEDQIMQITVAFNHFGRGLVQRMPRCRWGFFHVVNNDYTHWLMYAIGGSKAPTIISQGNRYIAPPNLAAKQVTKQHDAPESEWKNWVWHSEDDLFMEGAYFTVTGGQINRQFNKKDLIKPKPGSYVTRLTRFAGSLDCKPGKPC, encoded by the exons ATGGAGGAGGGCTTCCGATGGAGCAGACCGGGCTCCTTCGTCCTGTACGCCGTCGTCTTGTTGCTGTCGGCGGCCGTGTCGGAGGCCAACATCGGCGAGTTCGACGACTACTGGCGGCAGCGCAAGCTCAtggcggacgccgccgcggaggccacCTACCAGCACGACCCCATTGAGGTTGCCAACCAACTCAACCGCGCCGTCCACAG ATCGATTAAGAAGGAGGATATCAGCACGAGGAGGGAGATGCTCGGGCAGAAGAAGGGCAAGATGAACGGGCCGTGCAAGGCGACGAACCCGATCGACCGTTGCTGGCGGTGCCGGAAGGACTGGGCGACGGACCGGAAGCGCCTGGCTCGGTGCGCGCAGGGGTTCGGCCGGAACACCACCGGCGGGCTCGCCGGCAAGTTCTACGTGGTCACCGACGGCACCGACGACGACGTGGTGAACCCCCGTCCCGGCACGCTCCGGTGGGCCGTGATCCAGATCGAGCCGCTGTGGATCACCTTCGCCAAGACGATGATCATCACGCTCAAGGAGGAGCTCATCATCCGCGGCGACAAGACCATCGACGGGCGCGGCGTGCAGGTGCGCATCGCCAACGGCGCGCAGCTGACGGTGCAGTTCGCCAACAACGTCATCATCCACAACATCCACATCAACGACATCATCTCCTCCAACAAGAACGGCGGCAACATCCGGGACTCGCCGGACCACTTCGGCTGGCGCACCGtctccgacggcgacggcatcACCGTCTTCGGCTCCACCAACGTGTGGCTCGAccacctctccctctccaactgCCAGGACGGCCTCATCGACGTCATAGCCAAGTCCACCGGCGTCACCATCTCCAACTGCCACATGACCAACCACAATGACGTCATGCTCTTCAGCTCCAGCGACAAGCACCCCGAGGACCAGATCATGCAGATCACCGTCGCATTCAACCACTTCGGCAGAGGACTCGTGCAGAGGATGCCCAG GTGCCGGTGGGGATTCTTCCACGTGGTGAACAACGACTACACGCACTGGCTCATGTACGCCATCGGCGGCAGCAAGGCGCCGACCATCATCAGCCAGGGCAACCGCTACATCGCGCCGCCCAACCTCGCCGCGAAGCAGGTCACCAAGCAGCACGACGCGCCGGAGTCGGAGTGGAAGAACTGGGTGTGGCACTCGGAGGACGACCTCTTCATGGAGGGCGCCTACTTCACCGTCACCGGCGGCCAGATCAACAGGCAGTTCAACAAGAAGGACCTCATCAAGCCCAAGCCCGGCTCCTACGTCACCAGGCTCACGCGCTTTGCAGGCTCCCTCGACTGCAAGCCCGGCAAGCCCTGCTAG